The DNA window CAAGAACAAAGATCTGAACAAGAAAGATTGCAGAAAGAATTTCAAAAAAGAGAAGAATACTTAAATCAATTAAAATTAGAAAAAACAGAAAAGCAAGATTCTTCTGTAAATAAAATTAAATTTCATATATCTCAAATAAATTTAGAAGATGAAGAAAACTTATTAAATGAAATAGAAAAAGAAAATATATTGGAAAAATATTTAAATAGAGATTTAGGAAGTACAGAAATTACTAACTTAGTTACAGATTTAACTAATAGATTAATAGCAAAAGGATATATTACATCAGTTGTAACTATTTCTGAGGATAATGATTTAAGTACAAAAACTTTAAATTTAAAAATAGTTCCAGGGAAAATAGAAAAAATAATACTTAATGAAGATAAAGGCTTTGATAATTTTAAGAAAGCTTTTTTAGTTTCTACTAAAGAAGGAAAAGTATTAAATATTAGAGATTTAGATACAACAACAGAGAATTTTAATTATCTTGAAGCAAATAATATGACTATGGAAATTATACCAAGCGAAATTCCAAACCATTCAATAGTAAAATTAAAAAATGAAATGAAAGATAAGTTTACTGTATCAGTGCTTACAAATAACTATGGAGAAGATAGACAAAACGCCATTTGGAGAGGTGGAGTATCAATTAATATAGATAGTCCCTTAGGAATTGGCGATAGAGTCTATTTTTCATATACAACAGTTCATAAAAAGAAAGCAGATAGAAGTTGGAAAAGAACAACAGAAAGTCTAAAACCTGGAGAAATAGCGCCAATAGGTCCAAAGGGATATGATCCAAGAAAAGATAGTTTACCATATAAAAGAGATTTAGACCTGTATAGTTTTAGGTATACCTTAAAATTTAATTCATATACTTTATCATTAGGTTCAAATAGAACAGAGAATACAAGTAGTTTCTATACAACAAATACAGTTTATGATATGGAAACAATGAGTAATACTTTTTCAGTTAATTTAGATAAAGTTCTATTAAGAGATCAAAAAAGTAAATTAACTTTTGGAATGGGGTTAAAAAGGAAACATAACCAAAGCTATATAGAAGAAGCTCTTTTATCAGATAGAATCCTTACAATAGGAGATATTTCTTTAAATGGAACAACAACATTTTATGGTGGTTTGTTAGGCGCTTCTTTGGGATATGAAAGAGGAATGAGAGCACTTGGTGCTGAAAAAGATAAAAATAAAGGAATAAGAAACCCAAAAGCAGAGTTTATGAAATATACATTAAATACTAATTACTATAAGCCTTTAACTCAAAAGCTAGTATATAGATTTAATACAACTCTTACTCATTCAAATGATGTTCTTTATGGTTCAGAGAAATATTCAATAGGTGGAGTAGGAAGTGTTGGAGGCTACCATAGAACTGGAAATATACAAGGTGATAAAGCTGTAGAAATAGAAAATGAATTATCATATAGAGTATTAGATTCAGAAAAATTTGGAAAATTAAGTCCTTATTTAAGTTATTCATATGGTAAAGTAAGAAACAATAAAAATAGCTCAATGTATAGAAAAGGATATATGTCAGGTGCTTTACTAGGTTTAAGATATAATATGAAATATTTAGATTTAGATGTAGCTTATGCAAAGCCTTTAGCTCGTTCAAACTATTTAAAACCTAAGAATAGAGAAATATATTTTAGTGCAACATTAAAAATTAAGTTTTAATTGGAGGTAATAGATGAGAAATAAAGTTTTTAGAAAATTCATAACAATAATTTTTTTACTGATATATAATATAGAGATATTTGCAGCTAATTTAGTTGTGGATCCAAATTCAAAAAATAATACAAAGCTTGATAAATCTGCTAATGGTGTACCAGGGGCACCTCAAATATTTATTTACCAACCTTGGAATTATAAGACATTATTAGAAGTAGAATATTAAATAGAAAGGATTAATAACTATGAGTAAAAAAAAGAGACCAGAATATGTAAAGAATGTATGTCAGAGAACTTTAGATAGGATTGAAGAAGAATTAATAAAACCAGAACAAAAGTTAAGTCTTGAAGATATAAAAAATGGAAATTGTGATGTTACAAAAGATTTTTTATTGGAAATAAAAGATGAGATAAAAGATATGATGTTAATATTAGATAAAAAAAAATATCAGCCATCATATATATATCCATTAATTGAAAATTTTAGGAAAAAAACAGAACTATCAGAATTATTAAAAGAAACATGGAGAATATATATAGAAAATACTTAATATATAAAAAATAATGTTTTATTAGAGATTAATAGTTAAATTGCTATTCAGTATTTTCTTTTTCAAATGAAATAAAAAAGTATATTAATTATTAAAAATAAAGAAAGGAGGAAGAAAATGAACACAAGAAAAAAGATTTTAGAGAAGGTTATACAACAATGCCAAAAAACATTAGATAGAATAGAAGATGAATTATCGAAACCAGAACCCAAATTAACTCCTTATGATATAGAAATGAGAAATTTTGATGAGGTTCCAAGAGGGATTTTAAAGATAGCAAAAGAAGAAATAAAGATAATGATGGAGGTATTAGATAAAAATAAATATATGCCTGATTATACCTATCCTTTAATTGATAGCTATTCAATTGATACAGAATTATGTGATCTTTTATTTGAAACTAAAAGTATATACAAAAAATATACATAAAAGGATATAATTATAATACGGAAAAAGCTAGAAAATAGGGAGAATTTTTTTAAGAAGATTTCATAAAAAGTTAAGTATCACATGATTTAGAATAAGATAATTAATTTAAGAGAAGCTATATAGATAGAACATATTTATATAGCTTTTTCTAAAAATATATAAATCAAAATATTTTCTATGGAAGTGATTATTTCTTAAAAAGAATAGGTTATGAAGATAAATGGAATAGAGTAAAAAGATTAGGAGATGCCTATTATGAAAATGAGCTGATAGAAAGAAGTATAACAGAAAAGTTAGGAACAAGATTCTTAAATGGAAAAGAAATATCAGCAAAAGAATTAATGGATAATGCAGCAAGTATTGCTAAGAAAAATGGTTTAACTATTGGAAAACCATTAACAAAAGAACAAATAGCTAAACTTGATAAAGATATAGTTTGGTATGAATATCAAAATGTAGATGGAATACAAGTATTAGCTCCTAAA is part of the Fusobacterium nucleatum genome and encodes:
- a CDS encoding ShlB/FhaC/HecB family hemolysin secretion/activation protein; the protein is MKKVITSIFLVLNVLSFSDSFNEDERTILKQEQRSEQERLQKEFQKREEYLNQLKLEKTEKQDSSVNKIKFHISQINLEDEENLLNEIEKENILEKYLNRDLGSTEITNLVTDLTNRLIAKGYITSVVTISEDNDLSTKTLNLKIVPGKIEKIILNEDKGFDNFKKAFLVSTKEGKVLNIRDLDTTTENFNYLEANNMTMEIIPSEIPNHSIVKLKNEMKDKFTVSVLTNNYGEDRQNAIWRGGVSINIDSPLGIGDRVYFSYTTVHKKKADRSWKRTTESLKPGEIAPIGPKGYDPRKDSLPYKRDLDLYSFRYTLKFNSYTLSLGSNRTENTSSFYTTNTVYDMETMSNTFSVNLDKVLLRDQKSKLTFGMGLKRKHNQSYIEEALLSDRILTIGDISLNGTTTFYGGLLGASLGYERGMRALGAEKDKNKGIRNPKAEFMKYTLNTNYYKPLTQKLVYRFNTTLTHSNDVLYGSEKYSIGGVGSVGGYHRTGNIQGDKAVEIENELSYRVLDSEKFGKLSPYLSYSYGKVRNNKNSSMYRKGYMSGALLGLRYNMKYLDLDVAYAKPLARSNYLKPKNREIYFSATLKIKF